The region ATGACACACGCGCTAAGCAGAACCGTGACATTCTTACGGCAGTCGATCTGTTTCGCGGGCTCATCCAGGCTGACATTGTAGAACGCACTCCTGATTCTCCAGCGTATCGCCCCTATACTCTCACGCGAGAGCTGGACAGGGACTTTGCGCTCAACCAACCGCTTTCCCCGTTCGCGCTGGCATTTCTCACGGTGCTTGACCCCGAGTCTTCAACGTATTCGTTGGATGTAATCTCAGCGTTTGAGGCAATCTTGGATGACCCCCGTCAGGTGCTGCAAGCTCAGCAGTCAGCAGCTCGCGGCGAGGAGATCGCAGCTCTCAAGGCAGAGGGCGTCGACTACACGGAGCGCATGGCACTCATCGAAGATGTGACGTACCCTCAGCCGCTCGCGGAGGAACTGGAAGATGCATTTGAAACCTACTGCTCCAGTAACCCGTGGGCGAAAGAGTGGCAGCTTTCGCCAAAGTCGGTGGTACGCGACATGATCGAGCATGCGATGACGTTTTCGGATCTCATCGCAACCTACGGGCTATCCCGCTCTGAGGGTGTGGTGCTCCGCTACCTTACCGATGCGTGGCGCACCCTCTCCCACTCTGTGCCCGAGGCATACATGACTGAAGAGCTCGAAGATATCATCGTATGGCTAGGCGAACTGATCCGTCAGGTGGACTCGTCGCTCATTGACGAATGGGCGACGCTAGCTGATGACGACGCCCCAATCTCCCAGGACGTTCTCGACCGCGAGCTTGCATTCGGTGTTGAGGATCCTACGGCGCTCACAGCGAACCGCAGGGCGTTCAAAATCATGGTTCGCAACTACTTCTTTAGGCTTGTCGAACTGTTTGCGTTCGAAAAGGAAGAAGCCCTGGAGTCGATGCTTGAATATCTCGACCCCGATGTTCGGCCCGACTGGCCCTCGCTTCTCGACGACTACTTCGACGAGTACGACGATGTCATGATAGACGCAGATGCTCGCGGGCCAGAGTATTTCCGAGTTAAGGATGAAAGCTCGCGGCTCTGGGAAGTCGTACAGATCGTGAAAGATCCAGACGGGGACCGCAGCTTCCAATTCCACGGCGTCGTCGATCTCGATGCCTCTGATGAGGCGGGAGAAGTTCGGCTGAGGGACTTGGACGTTGTCCAGATGTAGTCCCTCAGCCGACTATCGTGCAGAAGACGTAACAGTTAGCGTGCGTCTTCTGCCACTACGGTCTGCGCAATGGCCTGGATAACAGCAGCAATCTTTACTGCCTCCCAGACCTGCTCCTTGGTCAGGCCCTCTTCGCGCACGACGTTGGAGTGTGCTACAGCGCAATGCTCGCAGCCATTGACAGCAGATACTGCGAGCGACCACAGCTCAAAGTCTGCCTTCTCGACGCCAGGCTTCGAGATGATGTTCATGCGAAGGCCAAACTTTACCTGTGCAAAGTCATCGCCGAGCCAGCCCTTTGCGCGGTAGGCAACGTTGTTCATTGCCATAACAGTTGCTGCGCCGAAAGCGGCATCGAGAGCCTCTTCGGACAGGTGCTCCTTGGCCTCGTCCGTAATCTCAGAGATCACGGTGGGGTTCTTTGTCGCTGCAGCGGAGGCAACGAGAGTGCCCCACAGCTGCTGCTCGTTCAGCTCTGTAGAGCGTGTCAAGGAGCCAAGGTTCAGCTTCTGGTCTTTTGCATATTCAGGCAAAGCGCTGCGCAGGTTATCGATCGACATATCTCTTTTCTCTTTCCTCTCTATTGTTTATTAATAAATCCCCGTCACTGAGTATTGAACTAGTGACGGGGACTCGGAGTTCATTTACTTCAGGGATTCCTGAACGACAGCCAACTTGTCGATATTCTTCGTTGGGTCGTTCTTCTGCCAGTCACAGGCGCAGACCTCTTCGGACTGGAGAGCATCCAAAACGCGAAGGACCTCTTCGACGTTACGGCCAACAGCATCCGGGGTGACAGACACGAACTGGATGACGCCGTCTGGGTCGATGATGAACGTTGCACGATCAGCGACGCCTGCCTCATTTTCAACGCCCAGTGCACGGATCAAGTCGTGGCGGACATCAGCAAACATTGGGAACGGAACGGTCTTCAGATCTGGGTGCGTTGCACGCCAGTTGAAGTGGGAGTACTCATTGTCAGTGGAGCCACCAAGGACCTGCGTATCGCGATCTTCGAACTCTTCGTTCAGCTTGCCGAACGCTGCGATCTCGGTTGGGCAGACGAACGTAAAGTCCTTCGGGTAGAAGAAAACGACCTTCCACTTACCCTCGTACTTTTCCAGGGATACATTCTCGAAGTAGTCCTCTGGGCTTGTTGCGTCGACCTCATGAAGGTCGCCACCCTTCAGCGCTACCAGATCGAACTCAGGGAAACGCTCGCCTACAGTCAGAATTGCCATAGCTTAACCTCCGAATGTGAGATGTCGTATATATACGGTCTTGGAATGCAATCGCTCGCACTCTGACAAACATTGTGCCAGAAACGCCGCGCAATTTCAACAGCAAAACCTATTGCAATGCCGTATGGTTATAAGAATGAACAATAAAGAATATAAACCAACCTTGGCCCAACTTCGTACGTTTGTGACCATCGCCGAGAATAGGCACTTCGGCACTGCTGCGAGCAAGCTCAACATTTCTCAACCGTCATTATCCCAGGCATTGGTCGCGCTAGAGACCGGTTTAGGGATTCAACTTATCGAGCGATCCACCCGAAAGGTCATCGTCACTCCAACTGGGGAGGCGCTCCTCCCCTATGCGAAAGCAACGCTTGAAGCAGCCGATGCTTTTGTTGCACATGCCCGCGGTGCACATGGGGTCCTTTCCGGGCCTCTCAATATCGGCATCATCCCCACCATCGCACCGTATATCCTGCCCACCCTTTTACAACTGATTCAGAGCGAGTTCCCCGATTTAACTCCTCGAATCATCGAAGAGCCCACCAAACACCTACTCGCTAAATTGCGCGACGGCAACGTCGATGTGGCGCTGCTAGCCCTTCCTACGCACGCGCCTGGAGTCAGTGAACTGGAACTCTATGACGAAGACTTCATCGTCGTAACGAATGAGAAACACAAGTTGTCTGGGCTCCAAAACCTTACCCTCGATGTCCTGGAAGAACTCGATTTGCTTCTTCTCGACGACGGCCACTGCCTGCGCGACCAAATAGTTGATCTTTGCAAGAACGTTCAAACCACGCCCTCAAATTCAAGCCAATCAGATACACGGGCTGCGTCACTGACTACCATCATGCAGCTGGTTGTTGCTGGCCTTGGATCAACCCTCGTTCCCAAGTCAGCTATTGCAGCTGAGTGCACACGTCCTGGTTTGGGGCTTTCTACCTTCCAGAAGAGTGTCGACGCGAAGCGTACAATTGGACTGGCCTACCGCTCTTCTTCTTCCCGCATCCATGAGTTTGAGGAACTTGGAGCGTTGTGTAGAAAGGCGTACAAAGAGGTAGCGAAAACCAGTGATGCGATTCTGTCCCGCTAAACTGGGACGCTAGTTATGAAGGACCAGGAACAAACACCTAAGAAAGAACTCTTCCGCCAACTAGACAACGTGGAACTACGCGACGTCCGACGTCTTCGCCGTCGCATTCGACAGGCCAAGAACGGCAAGGAACTTAACAAAGTTGAAGAGGCAATTGCCCGAAGCTTGCACGTAGTTCGGGCGCGGGATGAACTCATTCCGAACATCGAGTACCCAGATGCACTCCCGGTTTCTCAACGCAAGAATGACATCTTAGAAGCTGTCGCGAACCACCAAGTGACTGTTATTGCTGGTGAAACTGGATCCGGCAAGACCACCCAGATTCCTAAGATGCTGCTCGAGCTCGGCCGCGGTCGACGAGGACGTATAGCGCATACTCAGCCGCGCCGTCTCGCTGCTAGAACTGTCGCTGAACGCATAGCAGACGAATTAGGTCAGAGCATTGGAGAATCGGTCGGCTACGCCATTCGCTTCGACGACAAGGTCAGCACCACTACCTCAGTGAAGCTCATGACAGACGGAATTCTCCTTACGGAGATTCAGCGTGATCGGTTCCTCAACGCGTACGACACCATCATTATCGATGAGGCGCACGAGCGTTCCCTGAACATCGACTTTTTGCTTGGATACGTCAAGGAGCTTCTCCCCAAACGCCCCGACCTGAAGGTCATCATCACGTCCGCCACCATTGACGTCGAACGCTTCGCGCAGCACTTCTGTGACGAAGAAGGCAACCCCGCCCCGATTATTGAGGTTTCAGGTCGTACCTACCCGGTTGAGGTGCGCTACCGTCCGCTCGTCGAAAATGCCGGCGATCGTGAAATTGATATTGACATGATTGACGGTGTTATCAACGCCATCAAGGAGTTGATGGCAGAAGGCGACGGTGACATCCTCTGCTTTTTCGCCTCAGAACGTGACATCCGTGACTGCATGGAAGCAATTGAAAAGCAGCATTGGAAGAATGTTGAAGTCGCGCCACTTTTCGGACGCCTTTCGAACGCAGAACAGCACCGCGTCTTCTCCCCACATAGCGGGCGTAGGATCGTCCTCTCTACGAACATCGCCGAAACTTCGCTCACAGTGCCGGGAATTCACTACGTTGTGGACACTGGCCTCGCTCGCATTTCACGGTATTCAACGCGGACTAAAGTACAGCGTCTTCCGATTGAGGAAATATCCCAAGCCTCAGCAAACCAGCGCTCGGGCCGTTGTGGACGTGTTGCTGACGGTATCGCTATCCGCTTGTACTCGGAAGAGAACTTTAATTCACGCCCGGAATTTACTGACCCTGAAATATTGCGGACCAACTTGGCAAGTGTGATCCTGCAAATGATTTCTCTCAATCTCGGCGACATGCGGCACTTTCCATTCGTGGAATCCCCAGACGACAAAGCTATTCGCGATGGCCTTACGCTCTTGTACGAGCTCGGTGCAATCAAAGCAATACCAAAGGGTGAACTTCCAAAACTCACGAAAATTGGCCATACGCTTGCGAAAATCCCAGTCGACCCCAAGATGGCTCGCATGCTCGTCGAGGCCGAACGCTACCGGGTGTTGGAGGATGTCACCGCAGTTGTCGCCCATATGTCGATTCAAGACGTGCGCGAACGCCCCCTGGAATTTCAGGCACAAGCAGACCAAGCCCATGCACGCTTCAAAGACAAGACATCCGACTTTCTTTCAGCGCTCAAGCTCTGGGATTACGTCGGAGGTCTCCGTGAAGAGCTTTCAGGCAATCAGTTCAGAAAGCGCATGAAGCGTGAGTATTTGCACTATATGCGAATTCGTGAATGGCACGACCTCGTTCGTCAGCTCCGCGACGTCGAACGTCGACTGGGCTGGGACGTCGACAAAGCAATGACAATGACAACGAAACGTGACGCTGACTCGATTCATCGAGCATTGCTCACTGGCTTACTTTCGAATATCGGTGCTCGCGACGGAAACAGCAAGGAATACCAAGGTGCTCGTGGTACCCGTTTCCTGATTTTCCCAGGGTCATCGCTGGCCAAGACCCCACCAGAGTTTTTGATGGCAAGCGAGCTTGTAGAAACCTCGCGGCTTTGGGCCAGAGACGTGGCAAAAGTAGAATCCTCATGGATCGAGCACGCGGCAGGATCACTCCTGAAACATGTCTATTCAGAACCGTTCTGGTCACGGAAACGCGCATGCGCAATGGTCCATCAAAAATCGTTATTGTACGGCATCCCTATCGTGCGAGACCGACTTATCCCCTACCACCGCGTTGATCCTACGGCTGCGCGCGAGATGTTTATTCGTCACGCACTCATTGACGGCGATTGGACGAGGACTCATAAGTTTCTCGAACACAACAGCTTGTTGCTAAGCGAAGCCGCAGAAGTTGAAGAAAAGCTACGGCGTAGGGGCATCGTCGTTGACGAAGACACTCTATTCGATTTCTACGACGTGAAACTGCCGGATTCAGTCACAACAGCGAACAATTTTGACAGTTGGTGGAAGAAGCAACAGCAGCTCGATCCCGGATATCTTCACTTTGATCCAAGTAAACTCGTTGACGATTCTGCCCAGACTATCTCTGCAGAAGACTTTCCAATGTCATGGTCACAAGGGTCGATGCGGTTCGATGTGTCGTACAAATTCGAGCCTGGAACCGCCTACGACGGCGTTACCATCGCAATTCCCCTGCCTCTACTGGCCAGCGTTGAATCAGTCGGATTTGACTGGCTTGTACCTGGGCTACGTAAAGAGTTGCTGACTGAACTCATTCGTTCACTGCCGAAACCACTACGCAAGGGCGTCGTCCCCGCTCCAGACTTCGCTGACCGTGCACTTGAGCGTATGACGTTCGATCCACGCACGTCGGTTACCGAAGCACTGGCTCAGGCCCTCACTGAATTGGGTGCCAGCGGCATTAGCGGGCATGATTTCCGCACGCACCTGCTGCCACCGCACTTGCTCATAACGTTTGCAGTCATTGATAAACGTGGGAAGATTGTCGACTCAGACAAGAGTCTCCTTGCTTTGAAGAAGCGTCGGGCCACACAGATTCGTTCTTCAGTCGCGAAAGCAAGCCGCCACTCTGAAACTGCCGAAGTTCCTGTATGGACCGAAGACACACTCGGCGATATTCCCGAAAGTACGACCACAACCATTGATGGCAACAAAGTCGAGGCCTATCCTGCGCTCGAGGTGACTCCCAAAGGCGTTCGCGTTGCTGTGCATCCAACCCGGGCGAGTGCTGATGCATCAATGATGACGGCAACGCTCACGTTGCTGCTGCGGGCAATCGAGGTTTCCGATACTCAGATGACGAAGGGACTGCCACTACAGCAACGTGTCGCTGTTGATAGGTATCCACATGGCGGGGCTTCCGGCCTTGTCGAAGACGCTCGCGTTGCAGCAATCCGCGACGCGATGATTCAAGCCGGCGGCCCTGTGAGGTCACCTGCTGATTTCGACGCACTATGTGCGAAAATTAAACCGACTATTCCGGGAGCTGTCCGACGATCAATTGTATCGATCGCGCCAGGTCTCGCTGCATACTCAGATTTGATGCAAGAGCTCAAGAATTGGTCTGGTCCTGCGATTGACGATATTCGGGAGCAACTAGCATTCATGCTGCCCGCGAACGCTATCACGGTTCATGGCATGCAACACCTACAGCACCTCCCCCGTTACATAGAGGCAATCCAGATACGGCTTGAGCATCTAGAAGCGGAACCGGAACGTGACGAAGAGCGGCAGGCTGAAGTAGCAAATGCTAAGGCTTACCTAGAGCGACGATTGGAACAGCTCCCTGCCCAACGCAGGAAGACACGCGCATACAAGGACGTGATGTGGCGAATTCAGGAGCTGCGAGTGAGTTTGTTTGCACAACACCTTGGCACCCAAAAGCCTGTGAGCGTGCGTCGTATTGAAAAAATGGTCGATAAACTTCGCTAGTGAGCCTCGGACTTTATTCCAGTCCCTCTCGCTCGCGTCGTTTCATCAAGCGGATTTCCGACTGAAAATCTTCGGCGCTTTCAAAAGACTTGTACACCGAGGCAAATCGCAGGTACGCAACTTCGTCCAGTGTGCGAAGCGGTTCCAATACCGCCAGTCCAATGTCATTTGCCGCAACTTGAGAACTTCCTTGGGCCCGAACCGTCTCCTCTACTTGCTGCGCTAGCCGCTTCAATGCGTCGTCGCTAACGTTCCTGCCTTGACAAGCACGCCGAACACCAACGATCAACTTTTCCTTGTCGAACGGTTCAGTTACTCCATTGCGCTTCACAACGGTCAGCACGGCCTTCTCGATCGTTGTGAATCGGCCCCCGCACGATGTGCACTCTCGCCGCCGCCGGATAGCAGAGCCCCCGTCTACAACACGAGAATCTGTAACTCGCGATTGTTCGTGATGACAAAACGGACAGTACATCTACACCCCACTTTCTCGGAGAACAGTTATCACCCCCTACATTAGCGGGTTAACGTTGCGCTGCAGAAGCGACTTCATAGCTATGAGCAACGTTCGAATCGTCCCGCGACACCGAGTCCCACTCGCTATTACCGAAATCGCCCGAGATAAGTACAGCGACGAACATAGTTACCCCAAGAAGGGCTCCCATTAGAACGTTTGCTCGCTGCTCTTGAGGCTCGGCGGAAGAATAAACGGTTGGCTCGGGAGCATCTGCAGCCGCCCAGCGGCAACGAAAGTTCTGGTTGATAACCTGCTCGTGGCGTGACGGCTCACCCCCTCGATCACCCCGCATGGGTACAAAATCCCACACTTCAGCTGGCATTGAAGACCGTGGTGCAAGTGGAGCTCCCGCCATATCAGCACGAGTAGAAATTATTTTCGCCTGGTCAATGATGCTCATAAAATGCCCCTTACTTCATTTCGCGAATTCGAAGGTTTCTCATCTCACGCGAAACATTTTTAGCGTATTTGTTCGATTTAACTTCTATGTTCGATTTATACCATCTCATATCAGATCCCCACAACCCCCCCAACTATCGAACATATTTGCCCTCTTTGATATATTCTGTACAGAAGACACTATCGAGACTCAATGTGAGGACCCATGGCACGCAAGAACACAACCAGTGAAAAGTTCGATATGAGCGTACTTTCAGACAGACAAAAGCGAATCCTTCAAGTCATTCGCGACGCCGTCGTATTACGTGGCTATCCACCAAGCATTCGAGAGATCGGCGACGCCGCAGGACTCCAATCAACTTCTTCTGTCGCCTACCAGCTGAAGGAGCTCGAAAAGAAAGGGTTCCTTCGCCGTGACCCAAACAAGCCACGAGCCGTAGACCTCCGCCACCTGCCAGAATCTATGGGAGGTTCGGTTACACCGAAAGACGATGCGGACATTGATGGAACTTCTCCAGCACGGATGATCCCTGTCCTCGGCCAAATCGCCGCTGGAACTCCGATCCTGGCAGAGGAAAACATTGAACACTACTACCCCCTGCCGGAAGAACTACTCGATAGCGGCGACCTCTTCATGCTTCAGGTGGTTGGAGAATCAATGCGCGATGCAGGCATTCTCAATGGTGACTGGGTAGTCATCCGCTCACAACATGTTGCCGAAGAGGGCGAGTTCGTAGCAGCGCTAATTGACGGGGAGGCAACTGTCAAGGAGTTTCATAAGGACTCTTCCGGAGTATGGCTCATTCCTCATAACGATGCCTTTTCTCCGATACAAGGCAACGACGCCGAGATTATGGGCAAAGTGGTCTCTGTTTTCCGGACCCTGTAGCCATTTTTCGCCATTTCGCCCCCAACCGGGGGCTATCAAACACATGTAAAAGCATTCGGGCGCACGGTTTTGCAACAATAGGGGCAACCTAATTTTTGAACCCTGCTGATTCGTGGTTGCCCCACGGAGGAGTTGTATGTACGCCGAAGAGAGAAGAAGGCAGATCGCGTCACTTACCGCAGTCGAAGGACGCGTGAATGTTACGGAGCTGGCCGAACGGTTTGATGTAACAGCCGAGACCATCAGGCGGGACTTGGCAATTCTCCATAATGAAGGAATTGTCCACCGCGTTCACGGCGGAGCCGTCGCTAGCCAATCATTTCTCACCACAGAGTTTTCTCTTGATGCCCGGTTCCGGTCGGCACCGACCGCCAAATCGGCGATCGCGCGCGCTGCGACACAGTTTCTCCCAGAGGATCCTGGCGCTGGCATCTTTCTCGACGCCGGCACCACCATCAATGGACTGGCCGATCTTATTGCCGCAGCAGGAAAAACACAACATTGGTCTATAGTTACGAACTCCCTCCCGATCGCGCTAGACCTATCATCCTGCGGGCTTACAGACGTTCAGCTCCTCGGGGGGACAGTCCGTGCAATCACCCAAGCTGTTGTAGGCGATACGGCATTACGCACTCTCGCGCTTATGCGTGCAGATGTTGCTTTTATTGGCACGAATGCCTTGACTATTGACCACGGCCTCTCTACCGCCGACGCCCAAGAGGCTGCGGTCAAATCTTCAATGGTCACCAATGCACGCAAGGTAGTTGTGCTCTGCGACTCCACGAAGCTCGGCAATGATTATCTAGTTAGCTTTGCGCCGCTAGACGCAATTGACGTCGTTGTTACCGACACAGACGCACCAGAGAGCTTTGTCAGCGAATTGCGGGAGCGTGGAATCAAGGTCGTCCTTG is a window of Corynebacterium pseudogenitalium DNA encoding:
- a CDS encoding DeoR/GlpR family DNA-binding transcription regulator is translated as MYAEERRRQIASLTAVEGRVNVTELAERFDVTAETIRRDLAILHNEGIVHRVHGGAVASQSFLTTEFSLDARFRSAPTAKSAIARAATQFLPEDPGAGIFLDAGTTINGLADLIAAAGKTQHWSIVTNSLPIALDLSSCGLTDVQLLGGTVRAITQAVVGDTALRTLALMRADVAFIGTNALTIDHGLSTADAQEAAVKSSMVTNARKVVVLCDSTKLGNDYLVSFAPLDAIDVVVTDTDAPESFVSELRERGIKVVLAEE
- the lexA gene encoding transcriptional repressor LexA — translated: MARKNTTSEKFDMSVLSDRQKRILQVIRDAVVLRGYPPSIREIGDAAGLQSTSSVAYQLKELEKKGFLRRDPNKPRAVDLRHLPESMGGSVTPKDDADIDGTSPARMIPVLGQIAAGTPILAEENIEHYYPLPEELLDSGDLFMLQVVGESMRDAGILNGDWVVIRSQHVAEEGEFVAALIDGEATVKEFHKDSSGVWLIPHNDAFSPIQGNDAEIMGKVVSVFRTL
- a CDS encoding carboxymuconolactone decarboxylase family protein, yielding MSIDNLRSALPEYAKDQKLNLGSLTRSTELNEQQLWGTLVASAAATKNPTVISEITDEAKEHLSEEALDAAFGAATVMAMNNVAYRAKGWLGDDFAQVKFGLRMNIISKPGVEKADFELWSLAVSAVNGCEHCAVAHSNVVREEGLTKEQVWEAVKIAAVIQAIAQTVVAEDAR
- the nrdR gene encoding transcriptional regulator NrdR, whose translation is MYCPFCHHEQSRVTDSRVVDGGSAIRRRRECTSCGGRFTTIEKAVLTVVKRNGVTEPFDKEKLIVGVRRACQGRNVSDDALKRLAQQVEETVRAQGSSQVAANDIGLAVLEPLRTLDEVAYLRFASVYKSFESAEDFQSEIRLMKRREREGLE
- the hrpA gene encoding ATP-dependent RNA helicase HrpA — translated: MKDQEQTPKKELFRQLDNVELRDVRRLRRRIRQAKNGKELNKVEEAIARSLHVVRARDELIPNIEYPDALPVSQRKNDILEAVANHQVTVIAGETGSGKTTQIPKMLLELGRGRRGRIAHTQPRRLAARTVAERIADELGQSIGESVGYAIRFDDKVSTTTSVKLMTDGILLTEIQRDRFLNAYDTIIIDEAHERSLNIDFLLGYVKELLPKRPDLKVIITSATIDVERFAQHFCDEEGNPAPIIEVSGRTYPVEVRYRPLVENAGDREIDIDMIDGVINAIKELMAEGDGDILCFFASERDIRDCMEAIEKQHWKNVEVAPLFGRLSNAEQHRVFSPHSGRRIVLSTNIAETSLTVPGIHYVVDTGLARISRYSTRTKVQRLPIEEISQASANQRSGRCGRVADGIAIRLYSEENFNSRPEFTDPEILRTNLASVILQMISLNLGDMRHFPFVESPDDKAIRDGLTLLYELGAIKAIPKGELPKLTKIGHTLAKIPVDPKMARMLVEAERYRVLEDVTAVVAHMSIQDVRERPLEFQAQADQAHARFKDKTSDFLSALKLWDYVGGLREELSGNQFRKRMKREYLHYMRIREWHDLVRQLRDVERRLGWDVDKAMTMTTKRDADSIHRALLTGLLSNIGARDGNSKEYQGARGTRFLIFPGSSLAKTPPEFLMASELVETSRLWARDVAKVESSWIEHAAGSLLKHVYSEPFWSRKRACAMVHQKSLLYGIPIVRDRLIPYHRVDPTAAREMFIRHALIDGDWTRTHKFLEHNSLLLSEAAEVEEKLRRRGIVVDEDTLFDFYDVKLPDSVTTANNFDSWWKKQQQLDPGYLHFDPSKLVDDSAQTISAEDFPMSWSQGSMRFDVSYKFEPGTAYDGVTIAIPLPLLASVESVGFDWLVPGLRKELLTELIRSLPKPLRKGVVPAPDFADRALERMTFDPRTSVTEALAQALTELGASGISGHDFRTHLLPPHLLITFAVIDKRGKIVDSDKSLLALKKRRATQIRSSVAKASRHSETAEVPVWTEDTLGDIPESTTTTIDGNKVEAYPALEVTPKGVRVAVHPTRASADASMMTATLTLLLRAIEVSDTQMTKGLPLQQRVAVDRYPHGGASGLVEDARVAAIRDAMIQAGGPVRSPADFDALCAKIKPTIPGAVRRSIVSIAPGLAAYSDLMQELKNWSGPAIDDIREQLAFMLPANAITVHGMQHLQHLPRYIEAIQIRLEHLEAEPERDEERQAEVANAKAYLERRLEQLPAQRRKTRAYKDVMWRIQELRVSLFAQHLGTQKPVSVRRIEKMVDKLR
- a CDS encoding peroxiredoxin, with protein sequence MAILTVGERFPEFDLVALKGGDLHEVDATSPEDYFENVSLEKYEGKWKVVFFYPKDFTFVCPTEIAAFGKLNEEFEDRDTQVLGGSTDNEYSHFNWRATHPDLKTVPFPMFADVRHDLIRALGVENEAGVADRATFIIDPDGVIQFVSVTPDAVGRNVEEVLRVLDALQSEEVCACDWQKNDPTKNIDKLAVVQESLK
- a CDS encoding hydrogen peroxide-inducible genes activator — encoded protein: MNNKEYKPTLAQLRTFVTIAENRHFGTAASKLNISQPSLSQALVALETGLGIQLIERSTRKVIVTPTGEALLPYAKATLEAADAFVAHARGAHGVLSGPLNIGIIPTIAPYILPTLLQLIQSEFPDLTPRIIEEPTKHLLAKLRDGNVDVALLALPTHAPGVSELELYDEDFIVVTNEKHKLSGLQNLTLDVLEELDLLLLDDGHCLRDQIVDLCKNVQTTPSNSSQSDTRAASLTTIMQLVVAGLGSTLVPKSAIAAECTRPGLGLSTFQKSVDAKRTIGLAYRSSSSRIHEFEELGALCRKAYKEVAKTSDAILSR